One region of Verrucomicrobiia bacterium genomic DNA includes:
- a CDS encoding CRTAC1 family protein translates to MSSPASRPPSPPDREPLPDADDQAPLDDAIIGRAMRRSAYALIGIVLAIGATLLWFRRPTPAPPPQVTEIRTPVARTHEQAVVPTVRFTDVTASAGIRFTHFTGAEGEKLLPETMGGGGAFFDFDGDGHPDLLLVNGAPWPWAKQPPVPAPTHALYRNDGTGRFTDVTAGSGLDVTFYGMGVACGDFDNDGLVDVFITAVGSNRLFRNLGNGRFEDVTASAGVGGGPEVWSTAAAFVDLDRDGLLDLVVVNYVQWSRDIDFQVGYSLDGRNRAYGPPMNFQGTVPYLYRNEGNGRFTDITAQAGLAVRNPATGVPAAKSLGIAPIDLNGDGWIDLVVANDTVQNLVFTNRHDLTFAEVGARLGVAFDPLGNARGAMGIDTVHHRNDDALAIGIANFANEMTALYVADRPSAIFTDEAIAEGIGPVSRLLLKFGLFFFDYDLDGWPDLLTCNGHLEEEISLLQESQAYRQPAQLFWNAGATDGGFVPIHADRAGPDLFQPIVGRGSAYADIDGDGDLDVLFLQVGGPPILLRNDQNLGHSWIRFRLVGTRANRDAIGALVRVTANGRTQTRQVMPTRSYLSQSELPVTFGLGPGTPRIDSVEIQWPDGSRQQLDTWQVNALNTVRQP, encoded by the coding sequence ATGTCGTCCCCCGCTTCGCGTCCCCCGTCCCCGCCGGACCGGGAACCCCTACCCGATGCCGACGATCAGGCACCCCTGGACGATGCGATCATCGGCCGCGCCATGCGGCGCTCGGCCTATGCCCTGATTGGCATCGTCCTCGCCATCGGCGCCACCCTCCTCTGGTTCCGGCGCCCCACCCCCGCGCCGCCGCCGCAGGTGACCGAAATCCGCACGCCCGTCGCCCGCACCCATGAGCAGGCCGTCGTCCCCACGGTCCGGTTCACGGATGTCACGGCCTCCGCCGGGATCCGCTTCACCCACTTCACCGGAGCCGAGGGCGAGAAACTGCTCCCGGAAACCATGGGCGGCGGCGGCGCCTTCTTCGATTTCGATGGCGACGGACACCCCGACCTCCTCCTGGTCAACGGTGCCCCCTGGCCCTGGGCGAAACAGCCGCCCGTCCCCGCCCCCACCCATGCCCTCTATCGCAACGACGGCACCGGGCGCTTCACCGACGTGACCGCCGGCTCCGGGCTCGATGTCACGTTCTACGGGATGGGCGTCGCCTGCGGGGATTTCGACAACGACGGACTGGTGGACGTGTTCATCACCGCCGTCGGTTCCAACCGCCTCTTCCGCAACCTTGGCAACGGGCGCTTCGAAGACGTCACGGCGTCCGCCGGCGTGGGAGGCGGTCCCGAGGTCTGGAGCACCGCGGCCGCCTTTGTGGACCTCGACCGCGACGGCCTCCTCGACCTCGTCGTGGTCAACTATGTCCAGTGGTCCCGCGACATCGACTTCCAAGTCGGGTATTCGCTCGACGGACGAAACCGCGCCTACGGCCCGCCGATGAACTTCCAGGGCACCGTGCCGTACCTCTATCGCAACGAAGGCAACGGACGCTTCACCGACATCACCGCCCAGGCCGGCCTCGCCGTCCGCAATCCGGCCACCGGGGTCCCGGCGGCCAAGTCCCTCGGCATCGCCCCCATCGACCTCAACGGCGACGGCTGGATCGATCTCGTGGTGGCCAACGACACCGTTCAGAATCTGGTGTTCACCAACCGCCATGACCTCACCTTCGCCGAGGTCGGCGCCCGCCTCGGGGTCGCCTTCGACCCGCTGGGCAACGCCCGTGGCGCCATGGGCATCGACACCGTCCATCACCGCAATGACGACGCCCTCGCCATCGGCATCGCCAATTTCGCCAACGAGATGACCGCCCTGTACGTGGCCGACCGCCCCTCCGCGATCTTCACCGACGAGGCCATCGCCGAAGGCATCGGCCCGGTCAGCCGGCTGCTTCTGAAGTTCGGCCTGTTCTTCTTCGACTACGACCTCGACGGCTGGCCGGACCTCCTCACCTGCAACGGCCATCTCGAGGAGGAGATCTCCCTCCTCCAGGAAAGCCAGGCCTACCGCCAACCCGCCCAGCTCTTCTGGAATGCCGGCGCCACCGACGGCGGATTCGTACCCATCCACGCCGATCGCGCCGGGCCGGACCTCTTCCAACCCATCGTCGGGCGTGGCTCCGCCTACGCCGACATCGATGGCGACGGCGATCTGGATGTCCTCTTCCTCCAGGTCGGCGGGCCGCCCATCCTCCTGCGCAATGACCAGAACCTGGGCCATTCCTGGATCCGCTTCCGCCTCGTCGGCACCCGCGCCAACCGCGATGCCATCGGCGCCCTGGTCCGGGTGACCGCCAACGGCCGCACCCAGACCCGGCAGGTCATGCCCACCCGCAGTTACCTCTCCCAGTCCGAGCTGCCCGTCACCTTCGGCCTCGGGCCGGGGACTCCCCGGATCGATTCGGTGGAAATCCAATGGCCGGACGGCTCCCGGCAGCAGCTCGACACGTGGCAGGTGAACGCCCTCAACACCGTCCGTCAGCCCTGA
- the atpB gene encoding F0F1 ATP synthase subunit A has protein sequence MRALRSALLLAGLSGLPLATRAAEGAHGLPSAAPVLFKLGFFQVTNSMVVTWIVAVALILGARAATRSIRAVPEGAQNFWEWLVESLHDFLEGIIGPDLVKKTFWFFATIFIFILAANWFGLIPGVGSIGWGHPEPDGSFHHLSEPIFRGTNADLNMTLAMAMVFFACWTVWALQANGAKGFVLHIFGPKGDTAGALKILMIGVFLVVGLLEVVSILFRPVSLSFRLYGNVFAGESMLETMAILGGAKLGWLLPIPFYFLELLVGLVQALVFMLLTSVFTLLICQHEDDHGHGHAAPAKH, from the coding sequence ATGCGCGCATTGCGATCGGCATTGTTGTTGGCCGGCCTGTCCGGCCTGCCCCTCGCCACCCGGGCCGCCGAAGGCGCCCACGGGCTGCCCTCCGCCGCCCCGGTGCTCTTCAAGCTGGGTTTCTTCCAGGTCACCAACTCGATGGTCGTCACCTGGATCGTCGCCGTCGCCCTGATCCTCGGCGCCCGTGCCGCCACCCGCTCCATCCGCGCCGTCCCCGAGGGCGCCCAGAACTTCTGGGAATGGCTGGTCGAGAGCCTTCACGATTTCCTCGAAGGCATCATCGGGCCGGACCTTGTGAAGAAGACGTTCTGGTTCTTCGCCACGATCTTCATCTTCATCCTTGCCGCGAACTGGTTCGGCCTCATCCCCGGCGTCGGCTCCATCGGCTGGGGCCACCCCGAACCGGACGGCAGCTTCCATCACCTCAGCGAACCCATCTTCCGTGGCACCAATGCGGACCTCAACATGACCCTGGCCATGGCCATGGTGTTCTTCGCCTGCTGGACCGTCTGGGCCCTCCAGGCCAACGGCGCCAAGGGGTTCGTCCTCCATATCTTCGGCCCCAAAGGCGATACCGCCGGCGCCCTGAAGATCCTCATGATCGGGGTCTTCCTCGTCGTCGGTCTCCTCGAGGTCGTCTCCATCCTCTTCCGCCCGGTCTCCCTCAGCTTCCGTCTCTACGGAAACGTCTTCGCCGGCGAGAGCATGCTCGAAACCATGGCCATTCTCGGCGGTGCCAAACTCGGATGGCTCCTGCCCATCCCCTTCTACTTTCTCGAACTTTTGGTGGGCCTGGTTCAGGCCTTGGTGTTCATGCTCCTCACCTCCGTGTTCACCCTGCTGATCTGTCAGCACGAGGATGACCACGGGCACGGTCACGCGGCCCCCGCGAAGCACTGA
- the atpF gene encoding F0F1 ATP synthase subunit B → MDAIALFAAAGGGGIIGETAATFGVNWQLFISQLISFSIVAFLLHRFAYKPILQVLAQRRQQIADGLANAERIKQKLAEAETTRRELLQQANLDATKLIEEARAAAARVQELETQKAIAQAEQIIAKAREAAQADYLKMKQDLRQEMGRLAVQLAGQVTGKILTVDDQRRLAEETQKQIAA, encoded by the coding sequence ATGGACGCAATCGCATTGTTCGCCGCCGCCGGCGGTGGAGGCATCATCGGTGAAACCGCCGCCACCTTCGGCGTGAACTGGCAGCTCTTCATCTCCCAGCTCATCAGCTTCTCGATCGTCGCCTTCCTGCTCCATCGCTTCGCCTACAAACCCATCCTCCAGGTCCTCGCCCAGCGCCGTCAGCAGATCGCCGACGGCCTCGCCAACGCCGAACGCATCAAACAGAAGCTCGCCGAAGCCGAAACCACCCGCCGCGAACTCCTCCAGCAGGCCAACCTCGATGCCACCAAGCTCATCGAGGAAGCCCGCGCCGCCGCCGCCCGCGTCCAGGAATTGGAAACCCAGAAGGCCATCGCCCAGGCCGAGCAGATCATCGCCAAGGCCCGCGAGGCCGCCCAGGCCGATTACCTCAAGATGAAGCAGGACCTCCGGCAGGAGATGGGGCGCCTCGCCGTTCAGCTCGCCGGTCAGGTCACCGGCAAAATCCTCACCGTGGACGACCAGCGCCGCCTCGCCGAGGAAACCCAGAAGCAGATCGCCGCCTGA
- a CDS encoding F0F1 ATP synthase subunit delta, whose translation MRISKQARRDGKSLFRACLLDGRLEETRVRETTRRVLESKPRGYLAALTHFHRLLKLHLDSRRATVVNAVETPQPLQDTLAASLEQRYGPGLDLGFQVDPALLGGLRIRVGSDVYDGSIRARLEALNARF comes from the coding sequence ATGAGGATCTCCAAACAGGCCCGACGCGACGGCAAATCCCTCTTCCGCGCCTGCCTCCTCGACGGGCGCCTGGAAGAAACCCGCGTTCGAGAAACCACCCGGCGCGTCCTCGAATCCAAACCCCGGGGCTACCTCGCCGCGCTCACCCATTTCCACCGCCTCCTCAAACTCCACCTCGACAGTCGCCGCGCCACCGTCGTCAACGCCGTGGAAACCCCTCAGCCCCTCCAGGACACCCTCGCGGCTTCCCTCGAACAACGCTACGGCCCCGGTCTCGACCTCGGTTTCCAGGTCGATCCCGCCCTCCTCGGCGGACTCCGCATCCGGGTCGGCAGCGATGTGTACGATGGCTCCATCCGCGCCCGCCTCGAAGCCTTGAACGCCCGTTTCTGA
- the atpA gene encoding F0F1 ATP synthase subunit alpha produces MSTLLQDIEAQIAQVKSGVARQNVGVVREISDGVAKIEGLTDAMMSEMLDFGGGATGLVQNLEETEVGAIILGSYTQIREGQEVRTTGRLLQVPVGKGLLGRVVDALGQPVDEKGPIQETAFYPVEKIAPGIIKRKSVSQPVQTGIMPIDAMIPIGRGQRELIIGDRSTGKTTIAIDTIINNARLNAAAAAANDPAFRPLYSIYVAIGQKQSNVANIIRVLEENGALPYTIVVVASASNSATEQFLAPFAGCAMGEWFMDNGMDALIIYDDLSKHAVAYRQVSLVLKRPSGREAYPGDVFYLHSRLLERSARLNEKNGNGSLTALPIIETQAGDVSAYIPTNVISITDGQIYLETDLFYQGVRPAISVGLSVSRVGSAAQVKAMKQVAGRVKLDLAQFRELAAFAQFGSDLDAATQAKLELGKRIVEVFKQPQYNPIPVEVQASVMWAVQNGFFDDVPVDRVKDFQNRLTDFLATRKSALLDSIRTQGALNDALTGELKAAVAEFKHTYR; encoded by the coding sequence ATGAGCACCTTGTTGCAGGATATCGAAGCCCAGATCGCTCAGGTGAAATCCGGCGTCGCCCGCCAGAACGTCGGCGTCGTCCGCGAAATCAGCGACGGCGTCGCCAAGATCGAGGGCCTCACCGACGCCATGATGAGCGAAATGCTCGACTTCGGCGGCGGCGCCACCGGCCTCGTCCAGAACCTCGAGGAAACCGAAGTCGGCGCCATCATCCTGGGCTCCTACACCCAGATCCGTGAAGGTCAGGAGGTCCGCACCACCGGCCGCCTTCTCCAGGTCCCCGTCGGCAAAGGTCTCCTCGGCCGTGTCGTCGATGCCCTCGGACAGCCCGTGGACGAAAAAGGCCCGATCCAGGAAACCGCCTTCTATCCCGTCGAGAAGATCGCCCCCGGCATCATCAAGCGAAAATCCGTCAGCCAGCCCGTCCAGACCGGGATCATGCCCATCGACGCCATGATCCCGATCGGCCGCGGCCAGCGCGAGTTGATCATCGGCGACCGGTCCACCGGCAAGACCACCATCGCCATCGACACCATCATCAACAACGCCCGCCTCAACGCCGCCGCCGCCGCCGCCAACGACCCCGCCTTCCGCCCCCTCTACTCGATCTACGTCGCCATCGGCCAGAAACAGTCCAACGTCGCCAACATCATCCGCGTCCTCGAGGAAAACGGCGCCCTCCCCTACACCATCGTCGTCGTCGCCTCCGCCTCGAATTCCGCCACCGAACAGTTCCTCGCCCCCTTTGCCGGCTGCGCCATGGGCGAATGGTTCATGGACAACGGCATGGACGCGCTGATCATCTACGACGATCTGTCCAAGCACGCGGTCGCCTATCGCCAGGTCTCCCTCGTCCTCAAGCGACCCTCCGGCCGCGAAGCCTACCCGGGCGATGTCTTCTACCTCCACAGCCGCCTCCTCGAACGCTCCGCCCGCCTCAACGAGAAGAATGGCAACGGCTCCCTGACCGCCCTCCCCATCATCGAAACCCAGGCGGGCGACGTTTCAGCCTACATCCCCACCAACGTCATCTCCATCACCGACGGCCAGATCTACCTCGAAACCGACCTCTTCTATCAGGGCGTCCGCCCCGCCATCTCCGTCGGTCTCTCCGTCTCCCGCGTCGGCTCCGCCGCCCAGGTCAAGGCCATGAAACAGGTCGCCGGCCGCGTGAAACTCGACCTCGCCCAGTTCCGCGAACTCGCCGCCTTCGCCCAGTTCGGCTCCGACCTCGACGCCGCCACCCAGGCCAAACTCGAACTCGGCAAACGCATCGTCGAGGTCTTCAAGCAGCCCCAGTACAACCCCATCCCCGTCGAGGTCCAGGCCTCTGTCATGTGGGCCGTCCAGAACGGATTCTTCGACGACGTGCCGGTGGATCGTGTGAAGGATTTCCAGAACCGCCTCACCGACTTCCTCGCCACCCGCAAGTCCGCCCTCCTCGATTCCATCCGCACCCAGGGCGCCCTCAACGACGCCCTCACCGGCGAACTCAAGGCCGCCGTGGCGGAGTTCAAACACACCTACCGCTAA
- a CDS encoding ATPase — MLMPMLAEMTGNIHVAAACLGAAIGVGIIGMKASEAVGRNPGASTKILVQAILSTAFAEGIVFFAIFLAR; from the coding sequence ATGTTAATGCCCATGCTGGCGGAGATGACCGGCAACATTCACGTCGCGGCCGCCTGTCTCGGTGCCGCGATCGGTGTCGGCATCATCGGCATGAAGGCTTCGGAAGCGGTCGGCCGCAATCCCGGAGCCTCCACCAAAATCCTCGTGCAGGCGATCCTGAGCACGGCCTTCGCCGAAGGCATCGTGTTCTTCGCGATCTTCCTCGCCCGATAA